A genome region from Numida meleagris isolate 19003 breed g44 Domestic line chromosome 14, NumMel1.0, whole genome shotgun sequence includes the following:
- the ANKRD13A gene encoding ankyrin repeat domain-containing protein 13A isoform X3, whose amino-acid sequence MMSSPGRASSAFPLHVLVWNNEYRQLDEELQEQDVDQRDPRGRTLLHLAVSLGYIESAKVLLKHKADVTKENAQGWTVLHEAVSTGDPEMVHMILQHRDYQQVSRTLGGVPELLQKINETPDFYVEMKWEFTSWVPLVSRVCPSDVCRIWKSGAKLRVDITLLGFENMSWERGRRSLIFRGEADAEGWAELIEINHDDKFVTTERFEISQHIEHLTLGSMTPKRRDVERRLTSPIISTCLDTKSIAFERTTSGFWIWKTEKAEGVNGYEAKVYMANNVNVVTKIRTEHLTEEEKKRYKADRSPLESFLGTVEHEYGVQSTVKTEYATSYNPTAITPEEYFDPEFDLKGRDIGRPKEVTIRTQKFKAALWMSEEFPLSLVEQVTPIIDLMARTSAHFARLRDFITLEFPPGFPVKIEIPLFHVLNARITFENVNSCRTAERTSSQTAGSAQGDSGANFEVDPSVFEIPNSYHVQDDGRNIHVHDEDNEIIQFAIQQSLLESSGNNEVGVHSNGAVAYSQDFNIQYQRALQESYLTSTGNSQCSSPSEPSSFEKDLQLAMELSVREQEEREKQRREEEDAELQQVLRLSLVEK is encoded by the exons GATGTTGATCAACGTGATCCCCGGGGCCGGACCTTGCTGCATCTTGCTGTTTCCTTGGGTTACATAGAATCTGCCAAAGTCCTTCTAAAGCACAAGGCAGATGTAACTAAAGAGAATGCACAGGGATGGACAG ttttacacGAGGCTGTCAGCACAGGAGATCCAGAGATGGTACATATGATTCTGCAGCACCGAGACTATCAGCAGGTCTCCAGGACACTTGGTGGAGTCCCTGAATTACTCCAAAAGATTAACGAG acTCCTGACTTTTATGTGGAAATGAAATGGGAGTTCACTAGCTGGG TTCCTCTGGTTTCTAGAGTTTGTCCAAGTGATGTCTGTCGCATCTGGAAAAGCGGCGCCAAGTTGCGAGTTGATATCACACTGCTGGGATTTGAAAACATGagctgggagaggggaaggcGCAGCCTGATCTTCAGGGGGGAAG CAGATGCTGAAGGGTGGGCAGAGCTAATAGAGATAAACCACGACGATAAGTTTGTTACCACGGAACGTTTTGAGATTTCCCAACACATAGAACATTTGACACTGGGATCTATGACACCAAAAAGAAGAGATGTGGAAAGACGCCTTACATCTCCAATTATCAGCACGTGCCTTGATACCAAAAGTATTGCTTTTGAAAG AACCACATCTGGATTCTGGATTtggaagactgaaaaagcagaaggtgTAAATGGttatgaagcaaag GTGTACATGGCAAACAATGTGAATGTAGtcacaaaaatcagaacagaacatctaacagaagaggaaaagaaaagatataaaG CTGACAGGAGCCCCTTGGAATCGTTCCTGGGTACAGTGGAGCATGAGTACGGTGTTCAG AGTACAGTGAAGACAGAGTATGCCACAAGTTACAATCCTACTGCTATTACTCCGGAGGAATACTTCGATCCAGAATTCGATTTGAAAGGCAGAGATATAGGAAGGCCCAAAGAAGTCACCATCCGAACgcagaa ATTTAAAGCAGCCTTGTGGATGAGCGAAGAGTTTCCCTTGTCCCTCGTGGAGCAAGTCACTCCAATCATTGACCTGATGGCCAGAACTAGTGCTCATTTTGCCCGGCTTAGGGATTTCATCACTCTGGAATTTCCACCAGGATTCCCTGTTAAAATTG AAATCCCCTTATTTCATGTGCTGAATGCTCGAATTACATTTGAAAACGTCAacagctgcaggacagctgaGAGAACATCGTCACAAACAGCTGGAAGTGCACAGGGGGATTCAG GTGCTAATTTTGAGGTTGACCCGTCAGTGTTTGAGATCCCCAACTCTTACCATGTCCAAGATGATGGTAGGAATATCCACGTGCACGATGAAGATAACGAGATTATACAGTTTGCTATTCAGCAGAGTTTGCTGGAATCCAGTGGAAATAAC GAAGTGGGGGTGCATTCCAACGGAGCAGTTGCATATTCACAGGACTTCAATATACAGTATCAGAG ggcactgcaggagAGCTATCTAACGAGCACAGGTAATTCACAGTGCAGCAGCCCTAGCGAACCTTCTAGTTTTGAAAAAGACTTGCAGCTTGCCATGGAGCTGTCTGTCCGAGAGCAGGAGGAGCGAGAGAAGCAACGCCGTGAGGAGGAAGACGCGGAGCTGCAGCAAGTTCTACGGCTTTCTCTCGTGGAAAAATAA